The stretch of DNA aaaacaaaaaatgaagaatatatagttcaaaattattttagttaattcaattttttttcaggCTATGCTTTTCAACAGTCTCTTTGTTTTAAGATTAAAGGGATGCTTTTTCTTCCTCCACTCCACTGTTTTTCATGCactgttagaaaaataaaaataaaaattatctgtGGTTCACATTTTTAGATTGTGCAATTTTTGAAAACATGGATTgtccatttcaaaatttataatttaaaagtttaaattttggattacataatttacaatttataatgcatttttatatttatacaatttaaaatgtttttaagttaaaagataatttgaattttatccTGCACCTACCCAAAGAAAGAGCCTGAAAAAATACTTCAGGAACACGTATCTAGTAGGGCAACAGCTAGTCTTGttgtgtaagaaaaaaaaaatataattatgcaaATACGCCATTAAGGGAAATGTGAGTTTTAACtagtttttataaatactttttaagaGGAAAACATAGTAAAaggtaaatgattttttttaaaaaataaaataaaattagttatacataaaataatatgtgaaaaactgaatcaatttttttcaaaaaaaaaatgttaacttgTGCTATTTTAACATAAGCATGTCCAACCATTGTTTAAGAAATTAAACTTTGTCACTGAGGCTGACTTTATAATCAGAAGAAATCCGTGTGAGCCTTATTTCTTAGTATATCATTTTCAAACTAACACTCGAATTTCTTTACTAGGTAGAACCAACTGTATTCAAAGGAAAGTATATTCCGTTGTAATTAGTAATTAGGGCATAATAAAGTAATAGCGACTATTAGTTTCAGAAtgagagaaattaaaaacaaagtcACACGCCTTAGATTATGGTCGGTAGCATTTATCATATCAATAGTTGAgagttactttttttctttattcctATATTTCACAAGTTCTCATACAATTCCCACCGAGTTATAATTGTAAGAATCTATAAGAAACGATACTAGacataattacatataaaaaaaaaaaaaaaattttttggAGTGCATTAATTTAATGATTAAGGCAACGTACAAAATTAGGTGCATAAAATAGCGTGGTGTTGAAATGTCTTTTTCCCATTCAGATTACAGTTTTGTTAAGTTAAACCTGAAAAGTATGCAGATTggaaggaagagaaagagaggtGTCTGGATGTAGGGAATGGTGGTGTAGAAAAGGGAAACCAAGGAGAAGGAGGTGGCACTGATGTCAATGTTGGAGGAGGAAACGGTGGAGTGAGTGTACACACTGCACCAAAGGGAAAGCCGGTGCATGTTGAAGTGGGGCCACACTCTCCATTTGATTACAATTATGCAGCCAGCGAAACCCAATTACATGATGACCCCAATGTGGTACTCTTCTTCTTGGAAAAGAACTTGCATCATGGAACAAAATTGGACTTGCACTTTTCTCAAACCTCTACTGTAGAGGCCACATTCTTGCCTCGTCCTTTGGCTGATTCCATACCCTTTTCTTCAAACAATGTCAATGATATATTGCACAGGTTCTCCATCAAGGAAGGGTCAGATGAGGCTCAAGTGGTGAAAAACACCATCAGTGAGTGTGAAGGGCCCATCATCAGAGGAGAGGAAAAGCGTTGCGTGACTTCCCTTGAGTCCATGGTTGATTTCGCCACTTCCACGCTTGGGAATAATATTGATGCTATCTCCACAAGAGTGGGAAAAGAGAGGGAATGGCAACAATACAAAATAGCACCAGGAGTTAAGAAGTTGGGTGAGAAGGGTGTTGTGTGCCACAAGGAGAAATACCCATATGCAGTGTTTTATTGTCACAAATCAGATAACACTAATGCCTACTCTGTCCCATTGGAGGGTGCTGATGGAAGCAGGGCCAAAGCAGTTGCAGTGTGTCACACTGACACGTCAAATTGGAATCCCAAGCATTTGGCCTTCCAAGTGCTCAAAGTTCAACCAGGAACTGTTCCTGTCTGTCACTTCCTCCCTCAAGATCATGTTGTCTTTATTCCTAAGTAGAATATTTAAAGTCCTATTTATGATGTTGAATAATTAGGCAATTTTAATTGCATAAAATGAACTATATAACTGAATAATCGTAGCATTATTAGTATTATGTAGCGCACGTTGTCGCAAGTTTGCAGTTAAGGATTCACGAATGTGTTATGCAATAGTGATGTACTGCATATGTGCTTGTATGTGATATAAACGAAGCTTTTTTCATTCATGTAAGAATCTGTCTATGCATTTCCGGGTAGGTGTTGTGATTTGCACGTCAATGTTACACAAATTTTAGAGATAGTGCGTGTATTGGAATGTCCACTTTTTCTAttcctttatttaaaattaaaagaattaaaattagtaaaatagtTTAGCTTTACATTCACATGGGGAAGAGAAGATTCCGTTCGTTTTTCTTTCAAACTCAGCCCCAGGATTtgatacttaaataaatataaaaacccTAAAATTTGTGTTCCTATccttaaaaaagttatttaaagaATGACATCTCAAAATGTTACACTCACCTCAAAATATTACACTCACGCTTCACCCTATCTTTTCTTCTCACCATATTAACTGTTGCATTACATCCATGACTTTACTACCTTCTAGTTCATTCTCTTCGAGTGTAGATGGATATTAGTGTCCACGAAACATTACCCTTTTGCCTTTTACTCAGAGGACTCCAGATATTACATCGTAGGCCTCGTCATCAACATTCTTTCCTAGAATCGGATTCCTCATCATACCAAATCTCCGGATCCTTGGGtcgtgaaaaaaaattaaaaaacttggTGCTCCATAATGCAGCGACAAGTGTGTCATCCTTGAATTTTATCAGACGTAAATGGCTCCAAAGATCCCCATGTTCTTCCAACCTTAAGTTTA from Vigna unguiculata cultivar IT97K-499-35 chromosome 8, ASM411807v1, whole genome shotgun sequence encodes:
- the LOC114194759 gene encoding BURP domain protein RD22-like, with product MEFHILPIVTLFMLTVATNAALSPEFYWKSMLPTTPMPKAITDLLHPDWKEEKERCLDVGNGGVEKGNQGEGGGTDVNVGGGNGGVSVHTAPKGKPVHVEVGPHSPFDYNYAASETQLHDDPNVVLFFLEKNLHHGTKLDLHFSQTSTVEATFLPRPLADSIPFSSNNVNDILHRFSIKEGSDEAQVVKNTISECEGPIIRGEEKRCVTSLESMVDFATSTLGNNIDAISTRVGKEREWQQYKIAPGVKKLGEKGVVCHKEKYPYAVFYCHKSDNTNAYSVPLEGADGSRAKAVAVCHTDTSNWNPKHLAFQVLKVQPGTVPVCHFLPQDHVVFIPK